The Mobula hypostoma chromosome 1, sMobHyp1.1, whole genome shotgun sequence genome includes the window AGGCCAGAgtaaggaatagaagaagagaaaagggaggagaaaattactggaaggaggaattgatgttcaagccatcaggttggaggctatcttgatggaatatgaggtgctgttcctccaccatGGGCTACCTAGATGGGATATGAGAATTAGAAGGATATAGGCCAACACAGGTGAATGAGACCAGCTCAGATGGACTACTTAGTCAAAAGATAGTAAGGCTGTATGGCCTAGTTCTGTATTGTATAATTCTTTGACTCTGTAACACTATGATGCAGTATCATAGTTCCTTACAGTTAAAATCTACAAATCTGAAAATATCTTGGTAACtcttctctccaccctctccaaagcttctttcCTATAATGTGATGACATGTGTCCTGGGAAACACTGTATAAAAGTCTAATCtcccagctcttatattctatgctaCTGCCAATAAAGGGATGATTAAGATGAGAGAGTTGAATGCCTTGCTCAAAGATTGGTGAACGTAAAATGCACTTTAATTGATTGGAAATTTGACACTCATACTGGGAAAGAGGGATTGTCCATTGGGATGTGCTTGGCATCAGTTGGACTGGGACCAGTGCCCCACTGAATCTTATAACTAGTGATAGATACGGCTTTGAACTAATTAGTTGGGAGGTGGGTTGTACTGATGGTAAATTTAGAAAGGAGGAAGGACAAGATGGTGGTGAAGGGTAGGAAAGTAACTAAAATGTCAGAgactgacagaagtttataaaattattagaGGCATAGACAGTCAAAATCAATTAAAGTTTCAtctctgagacccttcattcagGACAGGGAAAGAGAATGGCTGGAACTTCAATCATTGAATTCATTCAAAAAACAAACAGACAGGTTCCTACACATTAAAGCAATCATGGAATATTCggacctgatgcagggtttcaacccaaatgTTAATCATTCCTttgcctgcacagatgctgctggactaCCTGAATTTTTtcagcagcttttttttttgctccagattccagcatctgcagtctattGTATCTCCAAGGGACATGGGACCTGAAATGGCCAAGTCCACCACTTTCTTGTGCACTGGAGTTTCTGTACACagatgtgatgcaaccagtcaaaatgcttttcactgtatatttgtAGAAGAGTGTCAGAGTCTTTGCCAATTTGTCACACCTACTTAAATTCACAGGAAAGTAGTGACCCTAGATCTCTTCTTTCATggttgcatctatgtgctgggcccaggatgggTCTTCCATGATGTTGAAACCCAGGAACCCTTTGCACCGCAGACTCTTCAATTAGGATTGGCGTGTGTTTGCCTGATTTCtccttactaaagtccacaatcatttccttgatcTTCTTAACATTGACCATGAAGTTGTTACACCACCACTTGACCATCATCTatcatctcttttgctttcaaaggctatggggcataTGAAGTATGAAGTCACTCCACAAACACTGTCaacacccttgaatggaaaatcctacaaaaatgatacagcccagtccatcatgggtaaagtcctcttcaccattgagcacctctacactgagtgctgtcacaagaaaatgGCTTCCGTCACCAAGAACCTGACActcagccaggccatgctctctcctcattgcCACCGTCagaaagaaggtataggagcctcaggacccacaccaccaggttcaggaacattattacccctcaaccattatgttcttgaaccagaagggataacttcactcaccccatcaccgaactattcccacagcctatggactcacttacaaggacacttcatctcatgttctccattttTTTTAATACTTAATCACAATTGAAGATGTTCAAAACAATACAAAGGAAATACAACTCCAGGTGGAGCTCAGACAAAACAAATCAAGAACAAAAAAAAGGCTGCCAGACAATTTAcaagattaaataaataaacttccAGGTAAAGAGTTGACACAATAGTGACATCACGGAAGCAATGTAAAGTAAAATGAATAAAGAAATCCGGTTAGGCACCACTCATGAGACTAGACAGGTCAAGGTCACTATGTATGTGAAGTAATATGACACCGAGCCAGTAAGGGTCCCCATATTCTCTCAAATGTATTCCGTGTATTGGGTTTGTGCAGACGCAGTCTTTCCACTTGTATAATAGACAACATCTCCTTGAGCCAGTGTGCGAAGGTGGGTGGAGTAGTAGACTTCCAGGTCAGAAGAATAAGTTTCTTAGCCACCACCATTCCTAGATGCAGAGCAGTCTGCATGTCGTGCGGCAAAGCAAGAGTCTCTGCAGAGCATCCAAAGATGGCGAGGTTGTGATTGGGCTGAATGTCTCTAGAATAGACTTTGAGAGCCACTCAAAAACTGCAGTCCAAAAGTTGTATAATATCGGGCAAaaccagaaaagatgtgctagtgaGCCGTCAGCAGAGCGGCACTTATCGCATTCAGGAGAGACAGATGGGAAGACGCGattcagttttgtttttgaaTAATGTAATCTATGCATCACCTTGTACTGGATTAATCTGTAGCGTGAATTAATAGAACAACAGTGAACCGGGGACATTGCCTCCTCCCAAAGTTCCGCTGATATCTCTGAGTTCAAGTCCCGGACCCAAgcttccctaataaaatctgtagAAACCAAAGGAGCAAAGCAATTCACAAATTTTGATATTAACTGTTTGGAGTCAGGAGGGAGCAAGAGGTTTTCAAGAAAGGGATGGGTGGTGGAAGCAGGCTCGAAGTGTGGGCACTTTTCCTTCACGTAGTGTCTGACTTGGAGATAgcgaaaaaaatgtgaatttggAAGGTTAAACTTAGTGCTTAATTGTGTGAATGATTCAAACCGGCCGTCGATGTacagatctaagaaagttttggtacccctctctctccagacTGCAAACACCCCGTCTAATTATCCAGGCTTGAATGAATGATTTTGACAAATGGGAGTGTGTATGGAAACACTGGGAGTTTGGTGAGCCACTTTTATCTGGTTTAATATTCGTAAAGAATTCTTTAAGGTATAGTTTTGCCGGATTAGCTTGTCTGTTGGAAAGTGGAAAGCAGGAGAGCAGGAAGTGAAGAATATTTAACAACAGAGGGTTCCagctgtagaacatagaacatagaatagtacagcacagtacaggccctttggcccacaatgttgtgccgaccctcaaaccctgcctcccatataagcccccaccttagattcctccatatacctgtctagtagtctcttaaacttcactagtgtacctgcctccaccactgactcaggcagtgcattccacgcaccaaccactctctgagtaaaaaatcttcctctaatatcccctttgaactttccaccccttaccttaaagtcatgtcctcttgtattgagcagtggtgccctggggaagaggtgctggctttccactctatctatttctcttattatcttgtacacctctatcatgtctcctctcattctccttctctccaaagagtaaagccctagctcccttaatctctgatcataatgcatactctctaaatcaggcagcattctggtaaatctcctctaccctttccaatgcttccacatccttcctatagtgaggtgaccagaactggacacaatactccaagtgtggccaaaccagagttttatagagctgcatcattacatcgcgactcttaaactctatccctcgacttatgaaagctaacaccccacaagctttcttaactaccctatccacctgtgaggcaactttcagggatctgtggacatgtaccccgagatccctctgctcctccacactaccaagtatcctgccatttactttgtactctgccttggagtttgtccttccaaagtgtaccacctcacacttctccgggttgaactccatctgccacttctcaggccacttctgcatcctatcaatgtctctctgcaatctttgacaatcctctacactatctacaacaccaccaacgtttgtgtcatctgaaaacttgccaacccacccttctacccccacatccagattgttaataaaaatcacgaaaagtagaggttccagaacagatccttgtgggacaccaatagtcacaatcctccaatctgaatgtactccctccaccaccaccctctgccttctgcaggcaagccaattctgaatccacctggccaaacttccctggatcccccatgccttctaactttctgaataagcctaccgtgtggaaccttgtcaaatgccttactaaaatccatatagatcacatccactgcactactctcatctatatgcctggtcacctcctcaaagaactctatcaggcttgttagacacgatctgcccttcacaaagccatgctgactgtccctgatcagaccatgattctctaaatgcctatagatcctatctctaagaatcttttccaacagttttcccaccacagacgtaaggctcactggtctataattacccggactatccctactaccttttttgaacaagggaacaacattcgcctccctccaatcctccggtaccattcccgtggacaacgaggacataaagatcctagccagaggctcagcaatctcttctctcacctcatggagcagcctggggaatattccgtcaggccccggggacttatctgtcctaatgtattttaacaattgcaaaacctcctctcccttaatatcagcatgctccagaacatcaacctcactcatattgtcctcaccatcatcaaattccctctcattggtgaataccgaagagaagtattcattgaggacctcactcacttccacagcctccaggcacatcttcccacctttatctctaatcggtcctacgttcactcctgtcatcctttttttcttcacataattgaagaatgccttggggttttcctttaccctacttgccaaggccttctcatgcccccttcttgctcttctcagccccttcttaagctcctttcttgcttccctatattcctcaatagacccatctgatccttgcttcctaaacctcatgtatgctgccttcttccacctgactagattttccacctcacatgtcacccatggttccttcaccctaccattctttatcttcctcacggggacaaatttatccctaacatcctgcaagagatctctaaacatcaaccacatgtccatagtacatttccctgcaaaaacatcatcccaattcacacccgcaagttctagccttatagcctcataatttgcctttccccaattaaaaattttcctgtcctctttgattctatccttttccatgataattataaaggccagggagcggttgtcactgtcccccagatgctcacccactgagagatctgtgacctgacccggttcattacctagtactagatctagtatggcattccccctggttggcctgtccacatactgtgacaggaatccatcctggacacacttaacaaagtctgccccatctaaacccttggaactaatcaggtgccaatcaatattaggaaagttaaagtcacccatgataacaaccctgttatttttgcacctttccaaaatctgcctcccaatctgctcctctgtatctctgctgctaccagggggcctatagaatacccccagtagagtaactgctccctttctgttcctgacttccactcatattgactcaaaagaggatcctgctacattacccaccctttctgtagctgtaataatatccctgaccagtaatgtcacccctcctcccctttttccgccctccccatcccttttaaagcactgaaatccaggaatattgagaatccattcctgccctggtgccagccataAAGGTTTTTCTTGGGTCTCAGCACCTCCATATTTCCAGTATGTAAGAGCCCCTGGCAACTGGCATTAGGGGCCACACACACATTAAAGGTATTAAGTTGGGCAATATTGAGACCCGTGTGACTCTGTACGCGGACGACTACCTTGTCTGTCTAGCCGACCCAGCGGTCTCTATTCCTATCCTACTAGAATATATAAATTCCTTCGGGAGTATTTCTAGCTATACCATAAACTGGGGAAAGAGCGAATTCATGCCCTTAGAGGATCAATTTACTGAACACTTCCTGAAAAAGTTGCCTTTTAGAGTAGAGAAGGACTGTTTCACCTACTTGGGGCAGGTATTGTATTTTTAACTGATTAAGAACCCAAATcatcttttcaaatttaattttataGAATCATTAGAAAAACTCAAAACAAATATCGAGTCCTGAAGGATACTTCCCTTGTCCGTGATTGGACGGGTAAATGCGATTAAAATGGTGAGCCTACCCAGGTTTCTATATCTTTTTCAAAACCTGCCTATATACTTAAATACATCCTTTTTGAACTTGACTCTATCCTATTGCCCTTTGTGTGGGGCTACAAATCACACAGGATATCAAAGGCTCACCTACACAAACCTCTTAAGAAGGGCGGTCTTGGTCTGCCAAATTTCAAACATTACTAACTCCAGGGCTCTTACAtaatgttctccatatttattgcttaattatttatttttatttttcccttttgtatttgcacaaatttgtcgtttttttgcacattgtccttttggatgcattttttaaaattgattttattgtgtttctttgatttCCTTCGTATGCCTGCAAGTAAACGAATATGAcatatatgataataaatttactttgaactttgatgttctAAGTGTCTCCAGCAATATGTTTCTGACTCAAGTACGAAGTTCTTCCTTTTAATTACACTGTGTTGCAAGCAGGAAGCTGGCTTCTTGGAAGTGAATGAGTCAGGATTTCCCATTATTTCGGAGTTGAAGCTGCGCTGTGGCAAGTTCGCAGTAAGGACCTGGCGAAGCAAGTGAAATTACGTTGCGAATTGTTTTCATCACATCGTCCCAAGGTATGGACGGGGATGATCCCTGCACATCCAGCCAGACTGAAACGGATCGGGACGAAACGGAGGGAGAGAATTCGCCTAGAATTAAAATTAAAAGGAGTTCAGAAACCTCCCTGCCCTCTGGCCGCCACTTGGTTACATTCCGCAGAGGGAAGGCGGAGGCAACTCTCGCAGATAATGTCGCGGCGGCCCGAGCTTTGCAGAATATGGTCAGAACCAGCCTGGGACCCAAGGGCACCGTGAAAATGTTAGTGTCGGAGGCGGGCGACATCAAAATAACCAAGAGCGGAGGGCTTCTGCTGCGGAGCATGAGACGGCAGCAGCCCGCCGCCACCTTCATCGCCCAGACAGTACTATCCATGAGTGATAGAACTGGAGACGGCGCCACGTCCGCTGTGCTATTGGTCGGGGAGATGCTGAAGGAGGCCGAACGCTATGTCTCGCAGGGAGTCCACCCCAGGGTCATCGTGGAAGGGCTGAAAGCGGCCAAGAAGGAAGCGATCTTTTGCCTTGATGAGCTGTGGGAGGACGTGGACAAATCCATTATGCAGAAGGTGGCTCGGACCTCGATCGGCACCAAGGTCTGCGCGGAGCTGGCGGAGGTTCTAGCCGAGCCGGTGGCGACCGCGGTGAATTCAGTCTCTCAATCGAGGGAGCCTGTCGACCTGAATCGGGTGCAGCTGGTGGCGATGGGGCACGAGATGGAGCAGGATGTCAGGCTGGTTAAGGGGATTGTCCTGGAACAAAGGGCCCGCCATCCCGACAGGAAGTGGCGAAAGGAGGATGCATTTGTCCTCGCCTTGAACGTGGCCTTGAAGCTCGCGAATCGCAAGGGCAGCTCCCGCCACTTCTGCGTGGACGCGGGGGAGAAGCAGGGGTCGGCGGAGGCGGAGTGGAGGGTAATCCGGGAGAATGTGCAGAAGATCATAGCGCTGAAGTGCGATGTGTGCGGCACCTCCAATAAAAGCTTCATTGTGGTCAACCAGAAGGGGCTGGATACAATGGCTCTTGGGGCATTTGCTAGCGAGGGGATAATGGCGCTGTTGAATGTCAAAAAGCACGACGTGGAGATGCTGCCCCTCGGCTGCGGGGGTCGGGTGGTGAGCTCCATGCAGGATCTGAGCGCAGAGTGCCTGGGGCACGCAGGGCTGGTGTACCAGGAGACCCAGGAAGCGAGCACCTACACCTTCTTCGAGCAGTGTGACGACCCCCGGTGTGTCACCCTGCTCATCAAGGACTCCAATGAGCATACTCTCGCCCAGATCAAGGAGGCCGTCTTGCATGGCATGCGGGCGGTTAAGAACAGCATCGACGACGGCAGCGCCATGCCCGGGGCCGGGGCGGTGGAGCTGCGCATCAGAAACCAGCTGGTCCACCACAGGGATACCGAGATGAAGGGCGCGGCCCTGCTGGGGTTCCAGGCTTTCGCCGACGCCATCCTGACTATCCCAAAGACGCTGGTTGAGAACGCGGGCCTTGACCCCTACGAGGTCGTGTGCAAAGCTCTAGAAGCGGAGGAGCAAACCACCATCCCCGTGGGGATTGACCTGTCCTCGGGTGAATTAGTTGATGATTGGCAGACTCCCGTCTGGGACAATAGCCTCGTCAAACACCAGCTGATACACACCAGCACTGCCATCGTCTGCAATCTTCTTTTAGTGGATGAGATTGTAGAGACAGGTAAAACACTGACGCCAGTGGATTTGGCCAGATAGTCAAAGTCGCCTTCATTGCAGTATATCGTCTCACAATTTAGACGGGGGCCATTATACCCATTGCGCTTGTGTCGGCTCAGATTGTTCCTATcatctccccatgtctctcctccAGCACTGACACAAGCGTAGAAGTCAAGCATCTTGCCAGCGTTCTTTTGGGatatgggtgggtggggaagcaaAACCTCTGGAGAATCCACACAGtgtgtaaactccttacagacagcacccaaaGTCAGGATCGAACCCTGGTTTCTGAAGCTGTACCACCCCAAGTGATTGATTTTACTTTTGCAACAGAGGTGGGTAGGATTTGATTAAAAGGACATAAAATAATTCAGGTGCAAGGAAGAGTAAATAAACATCACACACTGTTTTGGAATGTATGGATGAGATTGAAGAAACTAAACCTGAATAAATGCTATCAAAATGCTATCAATATGTCTCAATGTCCTTCCTAAACACCATCATTACAGTGCATGGTAAGAGTAGTCACTGACGTGGAGTGTGGAATTGCAGCCACAGTCCCCATGATAGTACTGTGAAACTCACCGCAAGTGAAATGGCTGCATGCAAGTTAAATGCAGAATTATGATTCTGATTGTGCACAGCCTATGTAACTAGATTAATAGTCTATAGATTTAGATTACTGTAATCGTGAAATTCCTGGATTATTTTTAAAACCCGCTTGAACAAAAGAGGTTACTGCTCTCATCAGTTGAAATGTCCCTGTAATCATTGATCTCTCTTTAAGAAGactatgcattactaaatgacaataaaaggagactgcgtggcctcataatctaatctaaataatctAAATCTTGTTGTtacatgctctcattatttattgttatttatttatattagtatttgcagtttgttgtcttttctactcttgctctttcattgatcctgcttacaATGActatttgctgagtatacccataggaaaaataatctcagggttgtatgcagtGACATGTATGTTCTCTGATtatgaattttactttgacttttgaactttgaaaaacccAAAtggctttctgatttatttttcaataaGGGAATCTGCCATCCTTACCCCTTCTGGCCTGACAGGCagaagacagtgagtgggaataaaaagggcttTTTTCtgtttgactgccagtgactagtgggtgctcctcaggagtcagtattgcacctgctatttttcacattgtttctcaatgatttggataatggaattgatggctttgtggccaagtttgcggatgatgcaaagataggtggaggggtagatagtgctgggGAAGTACTGTAATGTGGTTGCAACAGGactcagacaaattggaagaatgggcaaaaaagtggcagatggaatacagtgttgggaaatggatcataatgcattttggtaaaatgaacaatagtgcaggctattatctaaatggggagaaaattcaaacatcagaggagcagagggacttaggagtcctcatgcaagactcccagaagattaatttacaggttgagtctgtggtaaagaaggcaaatgcaatgttggcatgtatttcaaggagaatagaatataaaaccaaggcgataatgctgagcctttataagacactagtcaggctgcacttggagtattgtcaacagttttgcacCCCAatactcagaaaggatgtgttgtcattggagagaatccagaggagggacatgaggatgattccgggaatgaaggggttaacatatgaggtgtgtttggtagttttgggcctgtactcactggatctTGGAAGAatgtggtgggatctcattgaaacctaccgaatgttgaaagggctaaatagggtagatatggagaggatgtttcctgtggtgggggtatccagaactagagggcacagcctcaaaattgacggatgaccttttagaacagagttaaggaggaatatttttagccagagagtagtgaatctgtggaatgctgtgccacaggctgcggtggaggccaagaccatgggtatatttaaggcagaagttgatcttttcctgaatcattaggacatcaaaggatatggtgagaaggtgggatcagccatgatggaattgcgtagcagacttgatgggctgaatggcctaattctgcccctatgtcttatgatcttatgtatgtgactccagacccatcgTTATACAGCATGGCAACAAGCCCCACAGGCCAACTTTTACATGCCAACCAAGAAGCCCATTTATGCCTCACTTGCCTCTGTTCACCTTATACTCCGAGTCtaaccctttcctatccatgtacctgtccaaatgtcttttaaatgttgtgattttaactgtctcaaccacttcctccggcaTCTCATTCCATACATGCACCACCCTCTATGTGACAAAGTTGCTCCTCAGGACCCTTTCAAatctttttccctctcaccttaaacctgtgccctctaattttagATTCCCTTTTCCTAGATTTCACTATTGATTCACTATATCTATGCCCCTCCTGCTTTTATACACCCTTATTGATTCATTCATTTGTAACGGTGGCCTGAAAGGATCCAGTTGAGCACtgaattcaggaacagttactgaaGGCAATATATCCCTCATCTCACAAATAAGTACATTGTTAAAAATCCTGGAACTGTTTTCCGTCAATCTCTACTCAAATATG containing:
- the LOC134342512 gene encoding T-complex protein 1 subunit zeta-like, with product MDGDDPCTSSQTETDRDETEGENSPRIKIKRSSETSLPSGRHLVTFRRGKAEATLADNVAAARALQNMVRTSLGPKGTVKMLVSEAGDIKITKSGGLLLRSMRRQQPAATFIAQTVLSMSDRTGDGATSAVLLVGEMLKEAERYVSQGVHPRVIVEGLKAAKKEAIFCLDELWEDVDKSIMQKVARTSIGTKVCAELAEVLAEPVATAVNSVSQSREPVDLNRVQLVAMGHEMEQDVRLVKGIVLEQRARHPDRKWRKEDAFVLALNVALKLANRKGSSRHFCVDAGEKQGSAEAEWRVIRENVQKIIALKCDVCGTSNKSFIVVNQKGLDTMALGAFASEGIMALLNVKKHDVEMLPLGCGGRVVSSMQDLSAECLGHAGLVYQETQEASTYTFFEQCDDPRCVTLLIKDSNEHTLAQIKEAVLHGMRAVKNSIDDGSAMPGAGAVELRIRNQLVHHRDTEMKGAALLGFQAFADAILTIPKTLVENAGLDPYEVVCKALEAEEQTTIPVGIDLSSGELVDDWQTPVWDNSLVKHQLIHTSTAIVCNLLLVDEIVETGKTLTPVDLAR